A window of the Serratia sarumanii genome harbors these coding sequences:
- a CDS encoding xanthine dehydrogenase family protein molybdopterin-binding subunit, producing the protein MSNFNPSRRRFIKGAVIAGVSVYLAPLYSRAYAALFEQKILQSPNWDPQTKRVRFRIDGRAKVMGQKVFARDIRAVDMPHWPQKQAHAFILRVTKADRLFEGVDLSLLGDDLQPDRLVTAEDLARDGLAFPAFYGDDMLLPSGKTPAYLGQAVAILIYHDFARFRFAKDKLKFREETIKYGAVTGPLERDPWGSFRYVRVGGDQPFDDDRFSSLKDTPIFPVSMKKHLPVWPEGREGGKLDQEGMRYAGLIADEMANPPADWLVMSRRYTTQSIDTSALEPDNANGWFDAETQTLHLVVPTQSPQEVADEMPRMLAKRNPPVKQLILHPCYTVGYGSKDHYNFPYYGAVAAMYGDGYPVRLANDRFEQFQTALKRHAFDMNYRIAVNKQTGVMQSFLGDMTADGGGRSNFTPSVVMVGATAAQSIYYFPKSDLSSVGLASRAIDAGSARGYGTLQSMAATEMMVDELAAELKIDPIEFRLRNVLKSGMKNTQGAIPAGAIRADEVLEKAAKHEMWLKRAERKAEFESRHPGKRYGVGFGCVQKDFGTGAETSFARVELSEDGRITLHHSGAEMGTGMSTSQSVLCAQWLGKSADEAHFSVTDWSVLPMVTSGDPYLMSQEEQDKLQTNPNWTPSYCSPSSASNSAYYFSHSTREAARLIFDHGLWPAAMALWQAGIGGGQAAPLVVRREDARWVEGGLTAAGMSVLSLELLAKTAYQMGGVTGAAVHVFNRWQWAEADFTLNGKSERLPIDGMALRNAGGEFKPLARGQVYYPPTQRNNAAVTYYSAVGTLAEVAVDIATGQVELLNHHSIMECGNLIVPELVSGQLQGGLAMGIGHALHEYLPLYEDGPGNGTWNFNRYHLPRASDVAVWKQSGDILPALSETDPPKGMAEVVMIPIVAALVNAIADATGHRFRDLPVRAENIREVLQ; encoded by the coding sequence ATGAGCAATTTCAACCCGTCGCGGCGCCGCTTTATCAAAGGCGCCGTGATTGCGGGGGTGTCCGTGTACCTCGCGCCCCTGTACAGCCGCGCCTACGCCGCGCTGTTCGAGCAAAAAATCCTCCAGTCACCCAACTGGGATCCGCAGACCAAACGCGTCCGTTTCCGTATCGACGGCCGCGCCAAGGTCATGGGGCAGAAGGTGTTCGCGCGCGATATCCGCGCGGTGGACATGCCGCACTGGCCGCAGAAACAGGCGCACGCCTTCATTCTTCGCGTCACTAAAGCCGACCGGCTGTTCGAGGGCGTCGATCTGTCGCTGCTGGGGGACGACCTGCAGCCGGATCGCCTGGTGACGGCGGAAGATCTGGCGCGCGACGGCCTGGCCTTCCCGGCGTTCTACGGCGACGACATGCTGCTGCCGAGCGGCAAAACCCCGGCCTATCTCGGCCAGGCGGTGGCGATACTGATCTATCACGACTTCGCCCGTTTCCGCTTCGCCAAGGACAAGCTGAAATTCCGTGAGGAAACCATCAAATACGGCGCGGTCACCGGCCCGCTGGAGCGCGATCCCTGGGGCAGCTTCCGCTATGTGCGGGTGGGGGGCGATCAACCGTTCGACGACGATCGCTTCTCCAGCCTGAAGGACACGCCGATCTTCCCGGTGTCGATGAAAAAACACCTGCCGGTGTGGCCGGAAGGGCGCGAGGGCGGCAAGCTGGATCAGGAAGGCATGCGCTATGCGGGCCTGATCGCCGACGAGATGGCCAATCCGCCGGCCGATTGGCTGGTGATGTCGCGCCGCTACACCACGCAGTCGATCGACACCTCGGCGCTGGAGCCGGACAACGCCAACGGCTGGTTCGACGCCGAGACGCAAACGCTGCATCTGGTGGTGCCGACCCAGTCGCCGCAGGAAGTGGCCGACGAGATGCCGCGCATGCTGGCCAAGCGCAATCCACCGGTGAAACAGCTGATCCTGCACCCGTGCTACACCGTGGGCTACGGCTCGAAAGATCACTACAACTTCCCGTATTACGGCGCGGTGGCGGCGATGTACGGCGACGGCTACCCGGTGCGCCTGGCCAACGACCGCTTCGAGCAGTTCCAGACGGCGCTGAAGCGCCACGCGTTCGACATGAATTACCGCATCGCGGTGAATAAGCAGACCGGCGTCATGCAGTCGTTCCTCGGCGACATGACCGCGGACGGCGGCGGCCGCAGCAACTTTACCCCTTCGGTGGTGATGGTCGGCGCGACCGCCGCCCAGTCGATTTACTACTTCCCGAAAAGCGATCTGTCGTCGGTCGGACTGGCCTCACGCGCCATCGACGCCGGCTCGGCGCGCGGTTACGGCACGCTGCAGAGCATGGCCGCCACCGAGATGATGGTGGATGAGCTGGCCGCCGAGCTGAAGATCGACCCGATCGAGTTCCGCCTGCGCAACGTGCTGAAATCCGGCATGAAAAACACCCAGGGGGCGATCCCGGCCGGTGCGATCCGCGCCGATGAAGTGCTGGAGAAGGCGGCGAAGCATGAGATGTGGCTCAAGCGCGCCGAACGCAAGGCCGAGTTTGAGAGCCGCCATCCCGGCAAGCGCTATGGCGTTGGCTTCGGCTGCGTGCAGAAAGACTTCGGCACCGGGGCGGAAACCTCGTTCGCCCGGGTGGAGCTGAGCGAAGACGGCCGCATCACGCTGCATCACAGCGGCGCGGAGATGGGCACCGGCATGTCGACCTCGCAGTCGGTGCTGTGCGCGCAGTGGCTGGGCAAATCGGCCGACGAAGCGCATTTCTCGGTCACTGACTGGTCGGTGCTGCCGATGGTCACCAGCGGCGATCCATACCTGATGTCGCAGGAGGAGCAGGACAAGCTGCAAACCAACCCTAACTGGACGCCGAGCTACTGTTCGCCGTCCAGCGCCAGCAACTCGGCCTATTACTTCTCGCACAGCACCCGCGAAGCGGCGCGCCTGATCTTCGATCACGGCCTGTGGCCGGCGGCGATGGCGCTGTGGCAGGCCGGCATCGGCGGCGGCCAGGCGGCGCCGCTGGTAGTGCGGCGTGAAGATGCGCGTTGGGTCGAGGGCGGCCTGACGGCGGCGGGCATGTCGGTGCTGAGCCTCGAGCTGCTGGCCAAGACGGCCTATCAGATGGGCGGCGTCACCGGCGCGGCGGTGCACGTCTTCAACCGCTGGCAGTGGGCGGAGGCCGATTTCACGCTGAACGGCAAAAGCGAACGCCTGCCGATCGACGGCATGGCGCTGCGCAACGCCGGCGGCGAATTCAAACCGCTGGCGCGTGGGCAGGTCTACTACCCGCCAACCCAGCGTAACAATGCGGCGGTCACCTACTACAGCGCCGTCGGCACGCTGGCGGAAGTGGCGGTGGATATCGCCACCGGCCAGGTGGAATTGCTGAATCACCATTCGATCATGGAGTGCGGCAACCTGATCGTGCCGGAACTGGTTTCCGGCCAGCTGCAGGGCGGGCTGGCGATGGGGATCGGCCATGCGCTGCACGAATATTTACCGCTGTACGAAGACGGGCCGGGCAACGGCACCTGGAACTTCAACCGTTACCACCTGCCGCGCGCCAGCGACGTGGCGGTGTGGAAGCAGAGCGGCGACATCCTGCCGGCGCTGTCGGAAACCGATCCGCCGAAAGGCATGGCGGAGGTGGTGATGATCCCGATTGTGGCCGCGCTGGTCAACGCCATCGCCGACGCCACCGGCCACCGTTTCCGTGATTTGCCCGTTCGTGCAGAAAATATTCGTGAGGTATTACAATGA
- the pdhR gene encoding pyruvate dehydrogenase complex transcriptional repressor PdhR has translation MAYSKIRQPKLSDVIEQQLEYLILEGTLRPGEKLPPERELAKQFDVSRPSLREAIQRLEAKGLLLRRQGGGTFVQTNLWQSFSDPLAELLADHPESQFDLLETRHALEGIAAYYAALRGTDEDLARIRDCHIVIQQAQDSGDLDAEADAVMQYQIAVTEAAHNVVLLHLLRCMGPMLEQNVRQNFELLYSRREMLAKVSSHRAGIFEAIVAREPEKAREASHRHLAFIEEILLDLSREHTRRERSLRRLQQRKD, from the coding sequence ATGGCCTACAGCAAAATCCGCCAACCCAAGTTGTCAGATGTTATCGAGCAACAGCTCGAATATCTGATCCTCGAGGGGACACTGCGCCCAGGCGAAAAACTGCCTCCGGAGCGCGAGCTGGCGAAACAATTTGATGTCTCCCGTCCTTCTCTGAGAGAGGCCATTCAGCGCCTGGAAGCGAAAGGGCTGCTCCTGCGTCGTCAGGGCGGCGGCACCTTCGTGCAAACTAATCTGTGGCAGAGCTTCAGCGATCCGCTGGCCGAGCTGCTGGCCGACCATCCCGAATCACAGTTCGATCTGCTGGAAACCCGTCACGCGCTGGAAGGCATTGCCGCCTATTACGCGGCGCTGCGCGGCACCGATGAAGATCTGGCGCGCATCCGCGACTGCCACATCGTGATTCAACAGGCTCAAGACAGCGGCGATCTCGACGCCGAAGCCGATGCGGTCATGCAGTATCAAATCGCCGTGACCGAAGCTGCCCACAACGTTGTGTTACTTCACCTGCTACGCTGCATGGGGCCGATGCTGGAACAGAACGTGCGTCAGAACTTTGAATTGCTCTACTCGCGCCGTGAGATGTTGGCAAAAGTGAGCAGCCACCGCGCCGGAATTTTTGAGGCGATTGTGGCACGCGAGCCGGAAAAGGCCCGTGAAGCCTCGCATCGCCACTTGGCGTTTATCGAGGAAATCTTGCTGGATCTCAGCCGGGAGCATACTCGGCGCGAGAGATCGCTACGGCGTCTCCAGCAACGCAAGGATTAA
- a CDS encoding amino acid permease — protein sequence MDGQQHGDQLKRGLKNRHIQLIALGGAIGTGLFLGIAQTIKMAGPSVLLGYAIGGFIAFLIMRQLGEMVVEEPVAGSFSHFAYKYWGNFAGFASGWNYWVLYVLVAMAELTAVGIYVQYWWPEIPTWVSAAVFFLAINAINLANVKVYGEMEFWFAIIKVVAIIGMIVFGAYLLFSGMGGPEATVTNLWAQGGFFPNGIMGLVMAMAVIMFSFGGLELVGITAAEADDPQKSIPKATNQVIYRILIFYIGSLAILLSLYPWGKVVEGGSPFVLIFHALNSNLVATVLNIVVLTAALSVYNSCVYCNSRMLYGLAQQGNGPKSLLKVDGRGVPVVAIGISALATALCVLINYLIPGRAFELLMALVVSALVINWAMISLAHLKFRAAKNREGVVPKFKAFWYPFSNYLCLLFMAGILVIMYLTPGIQISVLLIPVWVAILAVGYAIKQRSQRVDGVTSR from the coding sequence ATGGATGGTCAACAGCATGGTGACCAGCTGAAACGCGGCCTGAAAAACCGCCATATTCAGCTCATCGCCTTAGGTGGCGCAATCGGCACCGGGTTATTTCTCGGTATCGCTCAAACAATAAAAATGGCCGGCCCGTCAGTGCTTCTCGGCTACGCCATTGGCGGCTTCATCGCGTTTCTGATCATGCGCCAGCTGGGGGAGATGGTGGTGGAAGAGCCGGTTGCCGGTTCCTTCAGCCACTTCGCCTACAAATACTGGGGCAACTTCGCCGGCTTCGCCTCCGGCTGGAACTACTGGGTGCTGTATGTCCTGGTGGCGATGGCGGAACTGACCGCGGTCGGCATCTACGTGCAGTACTGGTGGCCGGAGATCCCCACCTGGGTTTCCGCCGCGGTATTCTTCCTGGCGATCAACGCCATCAACCTGGCCAACGTGAAAGTTTACGGCGAGATGGAGTTCTGGTTTGCCATCATCAAGGTGGTGGCAATTATCGGCATGATCGTGTTCGGCGCCTACCTGCTGTTCAGCGGCATGGGCGGCCCGGAAGCCACCGTCACCAACCTGTGGGCGCAGGGCGGGTTCTTCCCGAACGGCATCATGGGCCTGGTGATGGCGATGGCGGTGATCATGTTCTCCTTCGGCGGCCTCGAGCTGGTCGGCATCACCGCCGCCGAAGCCGACGACCCGCAAAAGAGCATTCCGAAAGCCACCAATCAGGTGATCTACCGCATTCTGATCTTCTATATCGGTTCGCTGGCCATTCTGCTGTCGCTGTACCCTTGGGGCAAAGTGGTCGAAGGCGGCAGCCCGTTCGTGCTGATCTTCCACGCGCTGAACAGCAACCTGGTGGCGACCGTGCTGAACATCGTGGTGCTTACCGCCGCGCTGTCGGTGTACAACAGCTGCGTCTACTGTAACAGCCGCATGCTGTACGGCCTGGCGCAGCAGGGCAACGGCCCGAAAAGCCTGTTGAAGGTCGACGGCCGCGGCGTGCCGGTGGTGGCCATCGGCATTTCCGCCCTCGCCACCGCGCTGTGCGTGCTGATTAACTACCTGATCCCGGGCCGCGCCTTCGAACTGTTGATGGCGTTGGTGGTATCGGCGCTGGTGATCAACTGGGCAATGATCAGCCTGGCGCACCTGAAGTTCCGCGCCGCCAAAAACCGCGAAGGCGTGGTGCCGAAGTTCAAAGCGTTCTGGTACCCGTTCAGCAACTACCTGTGCCTGCTGTTCATGGCCGGCATCCTGGTGATCATGTACCTGACGCCGGGCATTCAAATCTCGGTGCTGCTGATCCCGGTGTGGGTGGCGATCCTGGCCGTCGGTTACGCCATCAAACAGCGCAGCCAACGCGTCGACGGCGTCACCAGCCGTTGA
- a CDS encoding helix-turn-helix domain-containing protein, producing MSTQESHIKELLVWIEDNLTNPLSLDIVSAKSGYTKWYLQRMFKKQTGLSLASYIRARRLYLAAFALRFTQKSILDISVEYQFDNQQTFSRCFKKHFAESPSVYRHARKQDFSNLVRSLAASQPGDIQVERVSIASGQYAFHGKQYAYHLDIEKLDKSHLPQRSALRAQFYTLLGERPMQTYSFTQLVPDGERVRVDYTLGVTTEYPLREGVVLEPLPEIHGEFCRFRYSGKPVALNDHIIQIYTQVLPEMGLARGDGPDITVFSYSLSGKEELHLELQHLVPVVPLH from the coding sequence ATGAGTACGCAGGAAAGTCATATCAAGGAATTGCTGGTCTGGATTGAGGATAATCTGACCAATCCGCTGTCGTTGGATATCGTTTCCGCCAAGTCAGGCTATACGAAATGGTATCTGCAGCGCATGTTCAAGAAGCAGACCGGATTATCGTTAGCTTCGTATATCCGCGCTCGCCGCCTCTATCTCGCCGCCTTCGCCTTGCGTTTCACGCAGAAGAGCATCCTCGATATCTCGGTCGAATACCAATTCGATAACCAGCAGACGTTCTCGCGCTGTTTCAAGAAACACTTCGCCGAATCGCCCAGCGTCTATCGCCATGCCCGCAAGCAGGACTTCAGCAATCTGGTGCGTTCGCTGGCGGCCAGCCAGCCGGGCGATATTCAGGTCGAACGCGTCAGCATCGCCAGCGGGCAATACGCCTTTCACGGCAAGCAGTACGCTTATCACCTGGATATCGAGAAGCTGGACAAGTCGCACCTGCCGCAGCGCAGCGCGCTGCGGGCGCAGTTCTATACCTTATTGGGCGAGCGCCCGATGCAAACCTATTCGTTTACTCAACTGGTGCCGGACGGCGAGCGGGTCAGGGTCGATTATACCCTGGGCGTGACGACGGAATACCCGCTGCGCGAAGGCGTGGTGCTGGAGCCGCTGCCGGAGATCCACGGCGAGTTTTGCCGTTTTCGCTATTCCGGCAAGCCGGTGGCGCTCAATGACCACATCATTCAAATCTACACGCAGGTGCTGCCCGAAATGGGGCTGGCCCGCGGTGACGGGCCGGACATTACGGTGTTCAGCTATTCGCTGAGCGGGAAAGAGGAGCTGCATCTGGAGCTGCAGCATCTGGTGCCGGTGGTGCCGCTGCATTGA
- a CDS encoding NTP transferase domain-containing protein yields MTTGIVITAAGRGERFIQAGGRGNKLNAGFADAAGERRSLFEHTLRQALASGLPVQVVTRPDNLPVLAACAANQVPVTLLASAGLGDSIAAGVAATPHWQGWLIHLADMPFVGADVFRQVADALRQHAIVRPCYAQQPGHPVGFSALLRKPLCQLRGDNGARELLQGAAVHLLPLEQPGVVQDIDLPSQLPASE; encoded by the coding sequence ATGACCACGGGCATTGTCATTACCGCCGCCGGACGCGGGGAGCGCTTTATTCAGGCCGGCGGCCGGGGCAACAAATTGAACGCCGGATTTGCCGATGCGGCGGGCGAGCGGCGATCGCTGTTCGAACACACCCTGCGCCAGGCGCTGGCCTCCGGCCTGCCGGTACAGGTGGTGACCCGGCCGGATAATCTGCCGGTGCTGGCCGCCTGCGCCGCCAACCAGGTGCCGGTCACCCTGCTCGCCAGCGCGGGCCTCGGCGACTCGATCGCCGCGGGCGTTGCGGCCACGCCGCACTGGCAGGGCTGGCTGATTCACCTGGCCGATATGCCGTTCGTCGGCGCCGATGTTTTCCGGCAGGTGGCGGATGCCTTACGGCAGCACGCGATCGTGCGCCCCTGCTATGCGCAACAGCCCGGTCATCCGGTCGGCTTTTCCGCTCTATTGCGCAAACCACTTTGCCAACTGCGCGGCGATAATGGCGCGCGTGAACTGCTGCAAGGCGCGGCAGTGCACCTGCTGCCGCTTGAGCAACCCGGCGTCGTGCAGGATATTGATCTTCCATCGCAACTCCCGGCCAGCGAGTAA
- a CDS encoding (2Fe-2S)-binding protein has protein sequence MSIKTQPISLTINQKQYGPIEVPEGLMMIDFLHEYLDLTGSRLGCGQGICHACVAIVDHPSGTSEEVRTCITGAHFFNGKKVRTVEGHARVDEQGEVVELSPIQQAFLEHYSFQCGYCTPGFVNAATIFVEKLKREPIAREQLESAIEQALDSHICRCTGYVRYYEAVRDVVLKTPGLLKETAQ, from the coding sequence ATGAGCATTAAAACCCAGCCGATCTCCCTGACCATCAACCAGAAGCAATACGGCCCAATCGAGGTGCCGGAAGGCCTGATGATGATCGATTTCCTGCACGAATACCTTGACCTGACCGGCTCGCGCCTCGGCTGCGGGCAGGGCATTTGCCACGCCTGCGTGGCAATCGTCGATCACCCGAGCGGCACCAGTGAAGAGGTGCGCACCTGCATCACCGGCGCGCATTTCTTCAACGGCAAGAAAGTGCGTACCGTCGAAGGCCACGCCAGGGTGGACGAGCAGGGCGAGGTGGTTGAACTGTCGCCGATCCAGCAGGCGTTTCTGGAGCACTACAGCTTCCAGTGCGGCTATTGCACGCCGGGCTTCGTCAATGCCGCCACCATTTTCGTGGAAAAGCTCAAGCGTGAACCTATCGCTCGCGAGCAGCTGGAAAGCGCCATCGAGCAGGCGCTGGACAGCCACATCTGCCGCTGCACCGGCTATGTGCGCTACTACGAAGCGGTGCGCGACGTGGTGCTGAAAACGCCGGGCCTGCTCAAGGAGACGGCGCAATGA
- a CDS encoding cytochrome c — protein sequence MKKRLAVLILLVAIVVIALLWWRENRRYDGPVQQVTAGAEQIARGRYLAQAADCAACHTASGGAPLAGGYPLETPFGTIYGSNLTPSADHGIGRWTRDDFFLALTQGVAPGGRHLYPAMPYTSYKGMSRQDADDIYAYLMTRPAVDVAIPANEMPFPFNQRMALIGWNLLFRSQDPLPASSQGSSPQWQRGRYLADVLGHCGECHTPRGALGQMDLAKPMQGGDLGRFMAPDITPHGLAQRGWTPQDVSRFLSTGLAPQGSAFSEMHMVVDLSTRHLTPEDHQALALYLMGEQPPAAVPVKMGQGSDAGRMAYLDQCAGCHAREGEGKPHVAPAMRDNATLRQADGKNLIVSVLDGLPAQQFPNGESMQSMSGFGERLSDADVAELVNYLRVTWGGLPADITAEQVKALRK from the coding sequence ATGAAAAAACGTCTCGCAGTATTGATTTTGCTGGTGGCGATCGTGGTGATTGCGCTGCTGTGGTGGCGGGAAAACCGCCGTTACGACGGCCCGGTGCAGCAGGTGACCGCCGGCGCCGAACAGATCGCCCGCGGCCGCTATCTGGCGCAGGCCGCCGACTGCGCCGCCTGTCATACCGCCAGCGGCGGGGCGCCGCTGGCCGGCGGCTATCCGCTGGAAACGCCGTTCGGCACGATTTACGGCAGCAATCTGACGCCGTCGGCCGACCACGGCATCGGGCGCTGGACCAGGGACGACTTCTTCCTGGCGCTGACGCAGGGCGTGGCGCCGGGCGGGCGGCACCTGTACCCGGCGATGCCTTACACCTCGTACAAGGGCATGTCACGTCAGGACGCCGACGACATCTACGCTTACCTGATGACGCGCCCGGCGGTGGACGTGGCCATCCCGGCCAACGAGATGCCGTTCCCGTTCAACCAGCGCATGGCGCTGATCGGCTGGAACCTGCTGTTCCGCAGCCAGGATCCGCTGCCGGCCAGTTCGCAGGGCAGCTCGCCGCAATGGCAGCGCGGCCGCTATCTGGCCGACGTGCTGGGCCACTGTGGCGAATGCCACACGCCGCGCGGCGCGCTGGGGCAGATGGATCTTGCCAAGCCGATGCAGGGCGGCGATCTCGGCCGCTTCATGGCGCCGGACATTACGCCGCACGGCCTGGCGCAGCGCGGCTGGACGCCGCAGGACGTCAGCCGCTTCCTCAGCACCGGCCTCGCGCCGCAGGGTTCCGCCTTCAGCGAGATGCACATGGTGGTGGATCTCAGCACCCGGCATTTAACGCCGGAAGACCATCAGGCGCTGGCGCTGTATCTGATGGGCGAGCAGCCGCCGGCGGCGGTGCCGGTGAAAATGGGCCAGGGCAGCGATGCCGGGCGCATGGCCTATCTGGATCAGTGCGCCGGCTGTCACGCGCGTGAAGGCGAGGGCAAACCGCACGTCGCACCGGCGATGCGCGACAACGCCACGCTGCGCCAGGCGGACGGCAAGAACCTGATCGTGTCGGTGCTGGACGGCCTGCCGGCTCAGCAGTTCCCGAACGGCGAAAGCATGCAGAGCATGTCGGGCTTCGGCGAACGGCTGAGCGATGCCGACGTGGCGGAGCTGGTGAATTATCTGCGCGTGACCTGGGGCGGCTTGCCGGCGGACATCACCGCCGAACAGGTGAAAGCGCTGCGCAAGTAA
- a CDS encoding XdhC family protein, with the protein MQHLDVTVVSQAISWLQQQPVWLCTVLSTYGSSPRSPGALMAATRDGRYSGSLSGGCVEEDFLRRVAAGEYQAASQVIRYGEGGMTPNVALPCGGVLDVLIEYLPASEASIAYLRRIAGALEGHHALIKRLTLPNACHSLEQSHFTSATQVERRLEQITLHIAAAPRLLIAGLSSVALYCADFAVALGFEVLVCENRPEALDNFAAELKPGVTLLRQFPAKFIEEGGCHANTAVVALTHDPRMDDLTLMEAIHTPAFYIGAMGSLRNSARRRQRLQQIAEFTPQELERIHAPIGLPLGSKTPAEIALAVMAAIVQQKNRLPAADGLNAAAPPAPDAAAPDAAPLSRSANS; encoded by the coding sequence ATGCAACATCTTGACGTCACCGTAGTCAGCCAGGCGATAAGCTGGCTGCAGCAACAGCCGGTCTGGTTATGTACCGTGCTCAGCACCTACGGCTCTTCGCCGCGCTCGCCGGGCGCGCTGATGGCGGCGACCCGCGATGGCCGCTACAGCGGCTCGCTGTCGGGCGGCTGCGTGGAGGAGGATTTTTTGCGCCGCGTGGCCGCCGGGGAGTATCAGGCGGCCAGCCAGGTGATCCGGTACGGCGAAGGCGGCATGACGCCCAACGTGGCGCTGCCCTGCGGCGGCGTGCTGGACGTGCTGATCGAATACCTGCCGGCGAGTGAAGCCAGCATCGCTTACCTGCGGCGCATCGCCGGCGCGCTGGAAGGGCATCACGCGTTGATCAAACGCCTGACGCTGCCCAACGCCTGCCACAGCCTCGAGCAGAGCCACTTCACCAGCGCCACCCAGGTCGAACGCCGGCTTGAGCAGATCACCCTGCACATCGCGGCCGCGCCACGCCTGCTGATCGCCGGGCTGTCCAGCGTGGCGCTGTACTGCGCCGATTTCGCCGTGGCGTTGGGGTTTGAGGTGCTGGTGTGCGAGAACCGCCCGGAGGCGCTGGATAACTTTGCCGCCGAGCTGAAACCGGGCGTGACGTTGCTGCGTCAGTTTCCGGCCAAATTCATTGAGGAAGGGGGTTGCCACGCCAATACCGCCGTCGTGGCGCTGACCCACGATCCGCGCATGGACGACCTGACGCTGATGGAAGCGATCCACACCCCGGCGTTTTACATCGGCGCCATGGGCTCGCTCAGAAACAGCGCGCGGCGGCGCCAGCGTTTGCAGCAGATTGCCGAATTCACCCCGCAGGAGCTGGAACGCATCCATGCGCCGATCGGCCTGCCGCTGGGCAGCAAAACCCCGGCGGAGATCGCCCTGGCGGTGATGGCGGCGATCGTGCAGCAAAAAAACCGGCTGCCGGCCGCCGACGGGCTCAATGCAGCGGCACCACCGGCACCAGATGCTGCAGCTCCAGATGCAGCTCCTCTTTCCCGCTCAGCGAATAGCTGA